In the genome of Pogona vitticeps strain Pit_001003342236 chromosome 13, PviZW2.1, whole genome shotgun sequence, one region contains:
- the LITAF gene encoding lipopolysaccharide-induced tumor necrosis factor-alpha factor, with amino-acid sequence MSAPSAPNHPPMAPPSYEETTGFNNSAPYPYPVPGYGTGPATKGGQVPPYPAQPYPPQPGPMPGAPPVTVQAVYVQNPVLFHDRPIQMTCPSCSKLIVTRISHNAGALAWLSCGGLCLLGCWLGCCLIPFCVDPLLDVDHSCPNCNALLGSYKRL; translated from the exons atgTCTGCCCCATCAGCTCCCAACCACCCACCGATGGCACCCCCTTCGTATGAAGAGACCACAGGGTTCAACAATTCGGCGCCTTACCCTTACCCTGTGCCCGGGTACGGGACTGGGCCGGCGACAAAAGGGGGGCAGGTGCCACCATACCCTGCCCAACCTTACCCGCCTCAACCTGGCCCCATGCCAGGAGCTCCCCCTG TCACCGTCCAAGCTGTTTACGTCCAGAATCCCGTGCTTTTCCACGACCGTCCCATACAGATGACCTGCCCATCCTGCAGTAAGCTGATCGTGACGCGCATCTCGCACAATGCGGGGGCGCTGGCCTGGCTGTCGTGCGGAGGCCTCTGCCTGCTGGG GTGCTGGTTAGGCTGCTGCCTCATCCCTTTCTGCGTGGACCCGCTCCTCGATGTGGACCACTCTTGCCCGAACTGCAACGCTCTCCTTGGCTCCTACAAGCGCCTTTGA